CTTTTTGTAGGTATTATAACGGCCAATATTATTCGTCCTGGCGATGGTGTGGTGACTTCTGAAATTAAAGGCGGTGACATTTCTAAATATACCAAATCGGCAGAGGCTTTTAGTTGGTTGAAATTCCTTTTGGATAACGCTACCTTACAAGTGCTGATTGTCGCTATTATTTTGGGGGTGGCTTTTAGTAATTACTCAAAACGCAGTGACATTGTAGCTTTTTTGCAACCCATTTCTAAAAAAATATTTTGGGCTTTGCACAAAGTAATGCTTTTTGCTCCAGTCGGTGCTTTTGGCGGCATGGCATTTACCATTGCCAAGTACGGCGTGCATACGCTTTTACCTTTGGGAAAACTGATGGTAACGGTTTACAGTACTATGGCGATATTTGTTTTTGTGGTATTGTACTTTATTCTCAGGATGTACAAAATTAATCTTTTGAAATTCTTGAAATACATTCGTGAAGAGCTTTTGATTGTGTTGGGTACTTCTTCGTCTGAGGCAGCTTTACCTTCTTTGATGGAGAAATTAGAAAAAATGGGGTGCTCAAAGTCCGTTGTGGGCTTGGTCGTTCCTGCAGGTTATTCCTTTAATTTAGACGGTACGACCATTTATTTATCGATGGCGGTACTTTTTTTAGCACAAGTATTTAATGTTCACTTAGATTTGCAACAAATCTTAACGATAATCGGTATTCTTATGATTACTTCAAAAGGTGCGGCTGGTGTTACAGGAAGCGGTTTTATCGTTTTGGCGTCTACACTTTCGGCAGTAAAAGTTATACCTGTGGAAGGGCTAGCCTTACTTTTGGGTGTCGATAGATTTATGTCGGAAGCAAGAGCCATCACCAATTTTATCGGAAATGGTGTAGCAACAATATGGTTAGCCAACAATGAAGGCGAATTTGACCGTGAACAAATGGAAAAAGTGTTTTGAGTTAAGAATTTTTTATAAACCGTAGCGGCAATCCCTTGCGGTTGCCTTTGGTATTGTAATGATTTTCTGGGGCAGTAACCGTAAAGGATTGCCGCTACGAGATATTTATTTTACGAAAATAAAATTACAAACTGGTATATATCAATAAATTATTGATAATCAATTTCTAAAAGGCAATCCCTTGCGGTTGCCGTTGGTATTGTAAAGATTTTCTGATGCGGTAACCGTAAAGGATTGCCGCTACGAACAGACCAATATATTCTTGCGTGCTTGGTCGGTATTAGTTCGATAATATTTTATTTTGAAATGTTTCGACGATGGTTTTTCTAATCGAAGAACTATCTTTATTTTTCGTCGGGTCTCAATACTCAACGATTGCCTTAGCTTATCAAATACTTAGCTTACAGTTTTGAAAACCAATCATTGTTGTACCAATCATTATGAGTCATCAATCCTCGATTAGAAAACAAGATGCTTTAGATTATCACGCTAAAGGTCGCCCAGGCAAGATTGCCGTTATCCCTACCAAAGAAACCGAAACGCAAAGAGACCTTTCTTTAGCATATTCTCCGGGTGTAGCAGAGCCATGTTTGGCTATTGCCGCAAACCGTGAAGATGTTTATAAATATACAGCAAAAGGAAACTTGGTAGCTGTAATTTCAAACGGAACAGCCGTGTTAGGACTCGGAAATATCGGGGCAGAAGCTTCAAAACCTGTGATGGAAGGGAAAGGCGTTTTGTTTAAAATTTTTGCGGATATTGATGTTTTTGATATTGAATTAAACACCGAAGACCCCGAAGAAATTATCCGTACTGTAAAAATCTTAGAACCAACTTTTGGTGGCGTAAACCTCGAAGATATTAAATCGCCAGAGTGTTTCGAGATTGAAGAAAGATTAAGAAAAGACCTTCATATTCCTATCATGCACGACGACCAACACGGTACGGCCATCATTTCGGCAGCGGCTTTGTTGAACGCCTTGGAATTGGTAGGCAAACGCATCGAAGAATGTAAATTTACCATTTCGGGTGCTGGTGCTGCCGCTCTTTCTTGTGCCAAGTTATACTTAGGTTTGGGTGCGAAAGTAGAAAATGTATTGATGTTCGATAAAGACGGTTTGGTATCGAAACAAAGAACAGATTTGAACAAGTACGTTCAGCCTTTTGCCACCGACCGCACAGATATTCACAACCTCAAAGAAGCGATGGTTGGAGCAGATGTATTTTTAGGTTTATCGGTTGGTAATATCGTTTCACAAGAAATGATTAAGTCGATGGCGAAAGATGCTATCGTTTTTGCGATGGCAAACCCAACGCCTGAAATTTCGTATGAAGATGCCGTAGCCGCTCGTGAAGATATTATTATGGCGACTGGTCGCTCGGATTATCCCAACCAAGTAAATAACGTATTGGGTTTTCCCTACATTTTTAGAGGAGCGTTGGACGTGCGTGCTATCGAAATCGACGAAACCATGAAACTGGCAGCCGCAAAAGCCTTGGCAGAATTAGCGAAGAAACCAGTGCCAGACATCGTAAACTTGGCTTATAACGAAAAGAACCTTTCGTTCGGAAGAAATTATATTATTCCAAAACCCGTTGACCCACGTTTAATTACTACCGTAGCTCCTGCAGTGGCACGTGCGGCAATGGGAGCAGGTTTGGCACAAAAACCTATTACCGATTGGGACGCTTACGAATTGGAACTAAGCAAACGTTTGGGCTTGGATAATCAATTGATGAAGTACATTTTCAACCGTGCAAAACGTGCTCCGAAACGGGTAGTTTTTGCTGATGCCGAAAATTTAAAGGTATTAAAATCTGTTCAGCAATCGAAAGACGAAGGTATTTGTATTCCGATTTTGTTGGGCGATAAAAATAAAATCAGAAGAATTATCGAAGAAAATAACCTTGATTTGAACGAAGTACAAATCATTGATACTCGTGCGGCTGAAAACCTTGAACGTTTGAAAGAGTACGGCGATATTTTCTTCAACAAAAGAAAACGTAAAGGTTACAATCAGTACGAAGCCCATAAACAAATGCAAGTACGCAGTTACTTCGCTTCGATGATGGTAGAAACGGGCGATGCCGACTGCGTGATTTCAGGTCTTACTCGTAATTATCCAGATGCTATTCGTCCAGCTTTACAGATTATTGGTCGTGAAGATGGCGTGAAGAAAGTAGCGGGTATGTACATTTTATTGACGAAAAAAGGCCCAGTATTTTTCTCAGATACAACTGTGAATTTCAACCCAACCGTTGAAGACATTGTTGAAATTACAGAATTAACTGCCAAAGCCGTTGAGCGTTTCAACTTGAAACCAAGAATTGCTTTATTGACCTACTCAAACTTTGGCACAGCCAATGGAGAAGATGCCGTAAAAATGCGTGAAGCGACGGCTATTTTACAGAAAAAACATCCAGAAATGATTGTAGAAGGTGAAATGCAAGCACACTTAGCCTTTGATAATGAGTTGATTAAAGAAAATTATCCATTCTCTAAATTAGCGGAAGAAGGAGCAAATACCTTAATTTTCCCTAACCTTTCTGCTGCCAATATTGCTTGTAATTTATTGAAAGAAACCAGTGATATAGAGTACATCGGGCCAATCCTTTTAGGATTACGTAAACCTGTACACGTATTACAATTAGGTTCATCAGTACGCGAGATCGTAAACATGGTAGCCATTGCTGTGGTTGAGGCACAAGGGTAAATAATTATCAAAATTGAGAGGAAGCGTTATGTATCTTAATATTTTTTAACGAAAGCCCACTTTTCGATGTAATGACTATATTTCTTGTAGGGAATTTTTAGTAATTCGTATAATTGAATAGCTTCTACTTGATTGCACATGATTACTTGAGATTGAAGTCAAAAATAAATTCAGTATTATACGATAAAGCGTTTACGTATAGTAGTTATAGTAAAGCCTAATTATACAGAGTAAGATTGTATAATTAGGCTTCACGAAAGTACCACTTCAAAAGAAGTGGTGCTTTTTGTTTGTAATGTTACCTCCAGTTGTGCAGAGTAGTTACTTCTACAAAGTTCTATTAGATGAAATAGATGTATTCTAATAGCATTTGAGGAAACTGTAGTTTAAGGGATTAACTAATTGTTATTCAGTATATTATTTTTAATATCTACTTTTTAATTCTTTATTTATAGCACTGACCTGCTTATAACAAATAATCAAAATGGGGACAAAAGCAAATGGAACAGCAAGGAAAGGAGTAACCCCATCATTGATTGTCTGAAATATAGTAATAATAAACAGCCCAATCAAAGCTCCTGCCAATACTCCTGTACTAAGCGTTATCGTTTTTTTCTTTTTAATTAAGTCTTCTGTCGAAAGCTCGCTAAAATTCTCTTTTGTCATTTTTTTTCTATTTTAACTGTAGTTGTTTTTTATGTTTATTACCACTAGCCACAGCCGCCACTTATTGGATAGGTGTTGCTGCCGTTCTATTATGAATACAAAACGGTGTTTGTCCCAATTTACTACTTAATGTTATTGAGGAAGGATTTAAGCGGTTCACCCAGTTGGCTGTTGAGTAAATAATTGATGTCGGCTTCAACTCCTTCCAATTGCGAAGTATCACTTTGCCATTGTAAAATGTCGTCTTTTGAATTGAGAAATGAATTGTCATCTCCTATAATTTCGTCTTCGTTAAAATGGGTCAATGAGTGACGAACATTGTTGATACCTACCTTTATTATATCGCCAATTCTCTCTTTCATGTGTTCAAACCAATATGATTGATAATGCCAAAAAGCAGACTGCAAAATAATATCCTCTTGGCTGTCTCTTAGCAGGTTGGCAAAGTCAGATAAAAACTGAATATATTTGATGAAACCCCATAAAGCACTATTCAAGGGATGATTGTTACTACTGTCTAACTTATATTTGATACTATTCCTGTCAGAAAGAATATTCCAAAAGTCGACTATTGAGTAGCCGTCTGTCCAACCATCATCAAAAAACCAAAGAAGCTGGTCGATATCCTCATCGTTTTTTACTATTTGATTTAACATGAGAAACCTGTCAAACAAAGACGCAGAATTACTCAGGCTATCACGAAAAAAATATTTTTCGTTTCCATTTTTTGAAACCTGTCGTAATAAAAGTTGCGGTAACGTAAGTGGATAATATTCTGTAAAATACTTATTTACAAACGGATTATGTAAGATAAAATCAATTTCTTTTTCGGTTTCCAGAGGGAGTGGGTTAGGAAAATAATTGGCGATAAGTCCAATTTCTAGAATGCTAAAATAGTCAATTAGAAAATCTATGTTGTCTCGTTCTTCAACTTCAAAAGAGGACTCAATCGGACTGTCCATGTGATTCCTAAGTAAAATTTGTAAACTGACAAACTCATTGTTTTTAATAAGAGTATTTAAAGTTCTAAAACCTTTTGCAGCAGCCCCCTTTTTACGATACTGCTCTATAATAACCTCAAGGTTGATGTCTCTGTTGTCCATGGTAGAATAATTATAAAGCGTTAATTACGATTTGATAAGGGTCAAGATAATCTGCTTTTGGCTTACAAACAGAGGTATGTGATTTGTTATTAATCAAAATGGCAACGGGGTCGCTACAAAATGGCTCATTATGCACTACGATTTCATCATTTGCCCAAACAACCTTATGGGCAATGGTGAACTGTCCTTTGTTTTGATTTAAGTAACTTTGTGTGTCTGCAATTAGGTTGAGAATTGTTTGAGATGTTGGCTGTAAATCATCCAAAACAGGAATAGCAATAAAGCCTAAACCTGCAAGAATCCTCCCAACTGTCGGAAGACTTTCAGTAACTAACTTTTGAATTCGTGCTCCTTTGTGTGCTGGAGCAAACAAAACCATTCTACAGTTTGCAAGCCAAGGCTTATTTTCAGTCTTTGCGTTTAACAACGCCCTGCGAACAATCACAGCCCCTAATGAATGAGCTACTACAACTATTCTCCGATACTTGAAATCATCAGATACGTGGCCTCTCCTGTATCCAAGTCTGTTGGGACTGTTCTCACAAACAAAAGTTAAGAGGCTATATAACGTAATGGCATTATTGTTGGCTTGTCCTTTTAGGCTGTCATAACCATAAAAAATAACATCAGAGTTTCTAAAGTCATTATTTTTTCTAATTAAGTCAGGAAACTCATCCCATGTTCCTGTTGCTTCACCATTAAATCCGTGAACAAAAATTACCAAACTATTAGGGGTGTCAAGTGTCAGAAAAGCGGATGAGTTCTTTCCATATTGGGTAAAAATTGGCGGTGTGTGGCTCATTTATTTTTATTTTTTGACTGTTTGTTCAATAATCTATAGCATACTAGGCTTGGTATTTGGGCAGGTTTCGGAGTACAAAACTGCCAACCAACACTCAACTTGATACCAAGAACAAAGCTTTATTTAAGCACCGAACCTGCCTTTGGACAAACATATTTTAAAAATTAACCGTCCATATCAATTTTGTCTGTTGAGACTATTGGGCTTAAAACTGTTTGTCCAAATTGTGATATTCAATTTTTGCCATATAAGGAAAATAAGGTAAGATTTCTATAAGTTGCTTTGTTTTTGCCTCATCTACATTTTGAAATATTAAGACAGCATCTTTTTTGGTCACTGATATAAAAAAGCTTTCTAAAATATTTTCTTGTTTCCATTGATTTACGAACTCCATTTCCTTTTTTGGCAATTCAGGAGTTGATTTTATAGTATCAATTCCGCTGTCTGATAGAGTGATTAAAACTAATATTCTGTTCATATTATCTTGATTTAAAGTTGTTCTGCAAAGTTAAAATTATACGGTGTGTCCATGGATAAGAAGCTGGAATTTGAAATACAAAAGTTCAGTATTTATCATCTGCCCAATAGTATTTCAAATACTTAATAGCTTATATCAGCCAGTTTTTCATAAATACAATAAGCCTATTGCACAACTCAAATATATAGAAATAAAAATAGATTATCATACTGTTGAGGGGCATAAATTTCAATCGGGGTAATTGCCTAATAATAAGTTCTTTAAAGGTGTGTAAGGACATAAAAATTATTTTGTCTAGTCGACTTTGATAGCTTGATAAGTCCAGATAATTTCTATCGAAAACTCAATAAAGTATTTGATTTATCGCTAAATCAGTGCCTATCAGATAACCATTTAATCATAATAGGAATACTTATAGCTTTTATGAATATGAAGCGAGTGAAAACACGAGGTATTGAAGGTGCAAACAAACCTATAACTTATCGAAATATTTACTTTTTAATAAGAAAACCAAACTGCATTTTTGAGTCTTCACAAGCCTGTTTTTATGATATTCAAACTAAAAAAACAAACCTCCTTTAAATCACTTTAAAAGAGGTTTGTTTTTTAGTTTTCAAGAGTATTTTTAGAAAAAATGCGTTGTGCAACCTACCAATGTAGCGTGATGTGCTTTTATATTTCAAATCTTATATCACACACTTTTGGGATATTCTTATTTTGCAAACTAGCTGCTAACCTAGCATACTATGCTTAGACAATGCCATATTACAAGAATATCTTTTTACAGTAGTCTTATGCAAGACTTTGTCCTATCAGTAGGTGGGTGCTTAGTACAACTCTGTTCCACAGATTGATGGTAATTACAGCCGTTATAATATCTGCAATTTGAGTTTCGCTAAAAAATTGTAAGGCGTTTAAATAGGTTTCGTCAGATAATCCATTTTGATGGATTAAGGTTATCTCTTCCGTTATTGCCAACACCACTTTTTCTTCTTCCGTAAAAATACCCTCGGCTTCTCTCCAGGCATTCAGTAAAAAAATACGCTGATTTGTTTCGCCATTTTTAATTGCGTCTTGCGTGTGAATATTGATACAATATGCACAACCGTTGACTTGTGAAGCACGAATCTTGATAAGTTCTTTGGTCGACTTAGATATGGAACATTTTGAAAGATAGGTTTCTAAACCAATCATCGCTTTTAGTGCATTTGGGGCAGCATCCTTAATGTTTAATCGTTTTTGCATTGTATTATTCTTTTAAAATTGTTCAAGGCAAAATTGGAGAATAAGAAAATGAAAAAACTTAAACTAGTTTAAGAAAGAAGCCTCTTGCGGATTTCGCTTAAATATTCGGGAGTGAATCCCAGATATGAAGCGATTAAGTATTGAGGAACACGTTGCACAAATTCAGGATAATTGTTAATGGCTTGGAAATAAAATTCTTCTTTTGAAAATGAAAAAAGAAATTTGATACGCTTTTGAGCTGCTGCATAAGCCCGCTGGTAAACGAAACGGAAATAGCGTTCCATTATCGGAAATTCCTCTAATAGCCTTTCCTGTTTCTCATGTGTGATATAAAGTATCATAGATTTTTCTACAGCCTGAATATAAAATTCTGTAGAGACTTGACGTTCGTAGGCAAAGTTATCGGTAAGCCACCAGGTTTCTATGGCAAATTCGGTGGTTTGTTCAATGCCTTTTTCGTTGATATAAAATTTTCGCAACAAGCCGTTCAAAACAAAATAATGATGTCTGCAAAGCTGTCCTTCCTCTAATAGGTTTTCTTTTTTAGCTACCTCTTTCGTGTCAAAGAATTTTTTGATTTCTTCAAATTCATCGTCAGAGACTTGTGCGAATTTGGCTATATGTTTTTTAAATATATCCAACATTTGTATTAAAAGAGTTTTTGGTTTTTAGATTGTAGGTAACGGATAGGGCTTTGTAACGAGTGGACTCCCAAGCACAAATACCCAATTTATTATTAAAGTTCATTAGATGCACAACGCTCAAGGTTTGGACGTCAACCCGCCTGAAGCAAAACTCGTGTGCCTATTGCAAAACTCAAATATATAGAAATAAAAATAGAGATTCATCGAGCATCGACCCTTTAATTTAGACTTGGGGAATCTCCTGAAAATATGTATATTAAAGATATGTGAGGGTGTAAAACTTGTTTTGACAAGTCAATATTGATAGCTTGGTAAGCCAGATTCAATAAAGTATTTGATTTATCGCTAAATCAGTGCCTATCAGATAACCGTTTAATCATAATAAGAACACTTATAGCTTTTATGAATATGAAGCGAGTGGTGCCTATAATCGTAGTAATTAGATTAAATATCAAAGATTTTATTTACGGATAAGTCTTAACGTTTCATTCAAAAA
The DNA window shown above is from Flectobacillus major DSM 103 and carries:
- a CDS encoding cation:dicarboxylate symporter family transporter, which encodes MKKIFQNLTFWVLTAITVGVLLGHFAPAIALQPILEKPIKFSLYLSEFEIKTTFSEFLSSIFISIVKIFICPIIFITIMLGIISMGDLKKVGKVGAKALLYFEVVTTLALFVGIITANIIRPGDGVVTSEIKGGDISKYTKSAEAFSWLKFLLDNATLQVLIVAIILGVAFSNYSKRSDIVAFLQPISKKIFWALHKVMLFAPVGAFGGMAFTIAKYGVHTLLPLGKLMVTVYSTMAIFVFVVLYFILRMYKINLLKFLKYIREELLIVLGTSSSEAALPSLMEKLEKMGCSKSVVGLVVPAGYSFNLDGTTIYLSMAVLFLAQVFNVHLDLQQILTIIGILMITSKGAAGVTGSGFIVLASTLSAVKVIPVEGLALLLGVDRFMSEARAITNFIGNGVATIWLANNEGEFDREQMEKVF
- a CDS encoding NADP-dependent malic enzyme, whose amino-acid sequence is MSHQSSIRKQDALDYHAKGRPGKIAVIPTKETETQRDLSLAYSPGVAEPCLAIAANREDVYKYTAKGNLVAVISNGTAVLGLGNIGAEASKPVMEGKGVLFKIFADIDVFDIELNTEDPEEIIRTVKILEPTFGGVNLEDIKSPECFEIEERLRKDLHIPIMHDDQHGTAIISAAALLNALELVGKRIEECKFTISGAGAAALSCAKLYLGLGAKVENVLMFDKDGLVSKQRTDLNKYVQPFATDRTDIHNLKEAMVGADVFLGLSVGNIVSQEMIKSMAKDAIVFAMANPTPEISYEDAVAAREDIIMATGRSDYPNQVNNVLGFPYIFRGALDVRAIEIDETMKLAAAKALAELAKKPVPDIVNLAYNEKNLSFGRNYIIPKPVDPRLITTVAPAVARAAMGAGLAQKPITDWDAYELELSKRLGLDNQLMKYIFNRAKRAPKRVVFADAENLKVLKSVQQSKDEGICIPILLGDKNKIRRIIEENNLDLNEVQIIDTRAAENLERLKEYGDIFFNKRKRKGYNQYEAHKQMQVRSYFASMMVETGDADCVISGLTRNYPDAIRPALQIIGREDGVKKVAGMYILLTKKGPVFFSDTTVNFNPTVEDIVEITELTAKAVERFNLKPRIALLTYSNFGTANGEDAVKMREATAILQKKHPEMIVEGEMQAHLAFDNELIKENYPFSKLAEEGANTLIFPNLSAANIACNLLKETSDIEYIGPILLGLRKPVHVLQLGSSVREIVNMVAIAVVEAQG
- a CDS encoding alpha/beta hydrolase, with the protein product MSHTPPIFTQYGKNSSAFLTLDTPNSLVIFVHGFNGEATGTWDEFPDLIRKNNDFRNSDVIFYGYDSLKGQANNNAITLYSLLTFVCENSPNRLGYRRGHVSDDFKYRRIVVVAHSLGAVIVRRALLNAKTENKPWLANCRMVLFAPAHKGARIQKLVTESLPTVGRILAGLGFIAIPVLDDLQPTSQTILNLIADTQSYLNQNKGQFTIAHKVVWANDEIVVHNEPFCSDPVAILINNKSHTSVCKPKADYLDPYQIVINAL
- a CDS encoding carboxymuconolactone decarboxylase family protein — translated: MQKRLNIKDAAPNALKAMIGLETYLSKCSISKSTKELIKIRASQVNGCAYCINIHTQDAIKNGETNQRIFLLNAWREAEGIFTEEEKVVLAITEEITLIHQNGLSDETYLNALQFFSETQIADIITAVITINLWNRVVLSTHLLIGQSLA
- a CDS encoding Crp/Fnr family transcriptional regulator, coding for MLDIFKKHIAKFAQVSDDEFEEIKKFFDTKEVAKKENLLEEGQLCRHHYFVLNGLLRKFYINEKGIEQTTEFAIETWWLTDNFAYERQVSTEFYIQAVEKSMILYITHEKQERLLEEFPIMERYFRFVYQRAYAAAQKRIKFLFSFSKEEFYFQAINNYPEFVQRVPQYLIASYLGFTPEYLSEIRKRLLS